The proteins below are encoded in one region of Arthrobacter sp. CJ23:
- a CDS encoding acyl-CoA dehydrogenase family protein, whose product MTPEEILPDELLERIRGRAAGYDQDNSFFHEDLAELAAAGYLKVFVPVPDGGLGLGLEAAAALQRRLATAAPATALAVNMHLVWTGVAHVLAARGDDSLGFVLKEAGQGEVFAFGISEAGNDSMLFDSGTTAAPQDDGGYSFTGRKIFTSLSPGWSRLGIFGKDAAARNGDGELVFGFIERATPGHETLTDWNTLGMRASQSNTTLLQGAMVPAERIFRKLPVGPNQDPLIFAIFACFETLLAAVYTGIGERAFTLAVEAAKRRSSAKYGGRSYAQDPDIRWKIAGAAMAMDGIQPQLASIAHDVDALVDHGPQWFPKLVGLKIRATENARAVVDTAIRVSGGSSYFRGSELERLYRDVLAGIFHPSNEESAHSTVANAWLGPLEQ is encoded by the coding sequence TTGACTCCCGAGGAGATCCTGCCCGACGAGCTCCTGGAACGCATCCGCGGCCGCGCCGCGGGCTATGACCAGGACAATTCCTTCTTCCACGAGGATCTGGCGGAACTTGCCGCCGCCGGGTACCTCAAGGTCTTCGTCCCTGTCCCCGACGGAGGGCTGGGCCTTGGGCTGGAAGCGGCGGCTGCGCTGCAGCGCAGGCTGGCGACGGCGGCCCCGGCCACGGCGCTCGCCGTGAACATGCACCTGGTGTGGACCGGCGTCGCGCACGTCCTGGCGGCGCGCGGCGACGACTCGCTGGGTTTCGTGCTGAAGGAGGCAGGGCAGGGGGAAGTGTTCGCCTTTGGCATTTCAGAAGCCGGCAACGATTCCATGCTCTTCGACTCCGGGACCACGGCCGCACCGCAGGACGATGGGGGCTACAGCTTCACCGGCCGGAAGATCTTCACCAGCCTCTCCCCTGGCTGGAGCCGGCTGGGGATCTTCGGCAAGGACGCCGCCGCCCGCAACGGCGACGGCGAGCTGGTGTTCGGCTTCATCGAACGGGCGACCCCTGGCCATGAGACCCTCACGGACTGGAACACCCTGGGCATGCGTGCCAGCCAGTCGAACACCACGCTCCTGCAGGGTGCCATGGTTCCGGCGGAGCGGATCTTCCGGAAGCTGCCGGTGGGACCCAACCAGGATCCCCTGATTTTTGCCATTTTCGCCTGCTTCGAAACGCTCCTGGCCGCCGTCTACACGGGCATCGGCGAACGTGCCTTCACCCTGGCCGTGGAAGCCGCGAAACGACGGAGCTCGGCCAAGTACGGTGGCCGCAGCTACGCGCAGGATCCCGACATCCGCTGGAAGATTGCCGGAGCGGCCATGGCGATGGACGGAATCCAGCCACAGCTCGCCTCCATCGCGCACGATGTGGATGCGCTGGTGGACCACGGACCGCAGTGGTTCCCCAAGCTGGTGGGCCTCAAGATCCGGGCCACGGAGAACGCCCGGGCCGTGGTGGACACGGCTATCCGGGTCTCCGGAGGCTCCAGCTACTTCCGTGGTTCCGAGCTTGAACGGCTGTACCGCGACGTGCTGGCAGGGATTTTCCACCCCTCGAACGAGGAATCGGCGCACAGCACGGTGGCCAACGCCTGGCTGGGACCGCTCGAGCAGTGA